From the Gramella sp. Hel_I_59 genome, one window contains:
- the murF gene encoding UDP-N-acetylmuramoyl-tripeptide--D-alanyl-D-alanine ligase yields MNTARLHQRFLLCSGANTDTRKIKQGSMYFALKGENFDGNLFAADALAAGARYVVVDDELVAESSEQYILVKNVLESLQKLALFHRNYLGIPILAITGSNGKTTTKELINAVLARKFKTIATHGNLNNHIGVPLTLLSMDQQTEFGIVEMGANHPLEIAFLCTIANPDYGYITNFGKAHLEGFGSLEGVIKAKTELYHHLQEETKLIFLNLDDEVQQKHRNYKHTFAFGENPESEVQVKYLDGEKYAGVHYNQTDFISKLTGNYNGRNMAAALCIGLYFKVPFDEIEKAIAAYSPDNNRSEMIEAGSNTIILDAYNANPTSMQAALQNFTSLKTDKQKIAILGDMFELGSSAPVEHQTIITEAENGDLTEIYLLGDNFNLTETSSSFTFKFKSMEALKNHLEETNFKNCYFLIKGSRGMALERVLENIPAEKSSKKVS; encoded by the coding sequence ATGAATACAGCCAGACTACACCAACGCTTCCTATTATGCAGTGGAGCGAACACAGATACCAGAAAAATCAAACAAGGTTCCATGTACTTCGCTCTTAAAGGCGAAAACTTCGACGGAAACCTATTTGCGGCAGACGCACTTGCTGCGGGCGCACGTTACGTGGTTGTTGATGATGAATTGGTGGCGGAGTCCAGTGAACAATACATACTAGTAAAGAACGTACTCGAATCATTACAAAAGCTAGCACTGTTCCATAGGAATTATTTAGGCATTCCAATCCTGGCAATCACTGGAAGTAACGGTAAAACGACGACTAAAGAATTGATCAACGCCGTACTTGCCAGGAAATTTAAAACCATTGCTACACACGGCAATTTAAATAATCATATAGGAGTGCCACTTACCTTGCTCTCCATGGATCAGCAAACTGAATTCGGGATCGTTGAAATGGGTGCGAACCATCCATTAGAGATTGCCTTTTTATGCACCATTGCAAATCCGGATTATGGGTATATTACAAACTTTGGGAAAGCCCACCTGGAAGGATTCGGTAGTCTTGAAGGTGTTATAAAAGCAAAGACCGAACTGTATCATCATCTTCAGGAAGAGACCAAACTTATATTCCTGAACCTGGATGACGAAGTACAACAAAAGCACAGGAATTATAAGCATACGTTTGCATTTGGAGAAAATCCGGAATCTGAAGTTCAGGTAAAATATCTGGACGGCGAGAAATACGCTGGTGTACATTACAATCAAACCGACTTCATAAGCAAACTTACTGGTAATTATAATGGTCGCAATATGGCCGCCGCCTTGTGTATCGGGCTATACTTTAAAGTCCCATTTGATGAGATAGAAAAGGCTATTGCCGCATATTCACCAGATAATAATAGATCAGAGATGATCGAAGCAGGTAGCAACACAATCATTCTGGATGCTTACAACGCAAACCCAACAAGCATGCAGGCAGCACTTCAAAACTTTACGAGCTTAAAAACAGATAAACAGAAAATAGCCATTCTTGGAGATATGTTCGAATTAGGGAGTTCTGCCCCGGTAGAGCACCAAACGATCATTACAGAAGCTGAAAATGGCGACCTGACCGAGATTTACTTGCTTGGAGATAACTTTAATCTAACTGAGACCTCCAGTAGTTTTACTTTTAAGTTCAAGTCTATGGAGGCCTTGAAAAATCATTTAGAAGAAACAAATTTTAAAAACTGTTATTTTCTAATCAAGGGTTCCAGAGGAATGGCTCTCGAAAGAGTTCTGGAAAATATTCCTGCAGAAAAGTCCAGTAAGAAGGTCAGTTAA
- a CDS encoding Glu/Leu/Phe/Val dehydrogenase dimerization domain-containing protein yields the protein MKELLKVYENKEPEIVFNWKDSETDAEGWTVINSLRGGAAGGGTRMRVGLDQNEVLSLAKTMEVKFTVSGPPIGGAKSGINFDPADPRKKGVLERWYKAVSPLLKSYYGTGGDLNVDEINEVIPITEDCGVWHPQEGVFNGHFQPTEADKINRIGQLRQGVIKVLENTNFSPDISRKYTVADMITGYGVAEAVHHFYEIYGGDIKGKRAIVQGFGNVGSAAAYYLAQMGAKIVGIIDRAGGLINEEGFSFEEIQQMFLDKDGNALRHDNVIPFEEVNEKVWKLDAEIFAPCAASRLISKEQITNLIDRKLEVISCGANVPFADKEIFFGPIMEYTDERVSLIPDFISNCGMARVFAYFMERRVQMTDEAIFNDTSMTIKNAIQNTFNNNSSKTNISRTAFEVALKQLV from the coding sequence ATGAAAGAATTACTCAAAGTATACGAAAATAAAGAACCTGAAATTGTTTTTAACTGGAAGGATTCAGAAACAGATGCTGAAGGCTGGACGGTGATCAATTCTCTTAGGGGAGGAGCTGCCGGTGGTGGTACCAGAATGCGTGTGGGATTGGATCAAAATGAAGTGCTTTCCCTGGCAAAGACCATGGAGGTGAAATTTACGGTTTCCGGCCCACCAATTGGAGGAGCAAAATCAGGAATTAACTTTGACCCTGCAGATCCTCGTAAAAAGGGTGTTTTAGAACGCTGGTATAAGGCTGTGTCTCCATTGCTGAAAAGTTATTACGGTACCGGAGGAGATCTTAATGTAGATGAAATCAATGAAGTAATTCCAATCACTGAAGATTGCGGGGTTTGGCATCCACAGGAAGGTGTTTTTAACGGACATTTTCAACCTACGGAAGCAGATAAGATCAACAGAATTGGGCAATTAAGACAAGGTGTGATCAAAGTTCTGGAAAATACTAACTTCTCTCCAGACATCAGTAGAAAATACACGGTGGCAGATATGATTACCGGTTATGGTGTTGCAGAAGCTGTTCATCATTTCTATGAAATTTATGGCGGGGATATAAAAGGTAAGCGTGCGATCGTACAGGGATTTGGAAATGTAGGTTCTGCTGCTGCTTATTACCTGGCGCAAATGGGTGCTAAAATTGTAGGGATCATCGACAGAGCTGGTGGTCTTATAAATGAAGAAGGTTTCAGCTTTGAAGAGATCCAGCAAATGTTTCTTGACAAAGATGGAAATGCCCTGCGTCACGACAATGTAATTCCTTTTGAAGAAGTGAATGAGAAAGTGTGGAAGCTTGATGCTGAGATCTTTGCTCCCTGTGCAGCTTCGAGACTGATTTCCAAGGAACAGATCACCAATCTGATTGATCGCAAACTGGAAGTAATTTCCTGTGGAGCGAATGTTCCGTTTGCGGATAAAGAGATCTTTTTTGGTCCTATTATGGAATATACCGATGAGCGAGTAAGTCTTATTCCAGATTTCATCTCCAATTGCGGGATGGCCAGAGTTTTCGCTTACTTTATGGAAAGAAGAGTGCAAATGACCGATGAAGCGATCTTTAATGATACTTCTATGACGATCAAGAATGCCATTCAGAATACATTTAATAACAATAGCAGCAAGACGAATATCAGTAGAACAGCCTTTGAAGTTGCTCTGAAACAGCTTGTTTAA
- a CDS encoding folylpolyglutamate synthase/dihydrofolate synthase family protein has protein sequence MFQQLPMYQRVGKSAFKKDLSNTLKLAEHLGHPENKFRSIHVAGTNGKGSVSHMLASIFQEAGYKTGLYTSPHLKDFRERIRINGEVISEEEVVGFIEENQNFLESNRLSFFEMTVGMAFDYFAKSEVDIAIIETGLGGRLDSTNIITPQLSVITNIGLDHTAFLGTDLPSIAAEKAGIIKNSVPVVIGERHDQTKPVFIAKAAEMNAPIFFADEFELPDVDSDLIGAYQKYNKKTVLASIEVLRKGGWKITSEAIIHGLNKVQSNTGLRGRWEILGNEPKIICDTAHNAEGLKLVLQQLQKENFTRLHIVLGVVNDKDLNSILPLFPKDADFYFAKPDVPRGMPAEFLQKEGLKFGLNGNVYSSISEAYATARKRADTKDLIFIGGSNFTVAEVL, from the coding sequence ATGTTTCAGCAATTACCCATGTATCAGCGGGTAGGAAAAAGTGCGTTTAAGAAGGATCTTTCCAATACCCTTAAACTTGCAGAACACCTGGGTCATCCCGAAAATAAATTCCGAAGTATTCATGTAGCCGGTACAAATGGAAAAGGCTCGGTAAGTCATATGCTTGCTTCAATATTTCAGGAGGCAGGCTATAAAACGGGGCTTTACACTTCACCACACCTAAAGGATTTCCGAGAACGAATAAGAATCAATGGTGAGGTGATTTCAGAAGAAGAAGTTGTTGGTTTTATTGAAGAGAATCAAAATTTTCTGGAAAGCAACCGACTTAGTTTTTTTGAAATGACTGTGGGAATGGCCTTTGACTATTTTGCAAAGAGCGAAGTTGACATTGCGATCATTGAGACCGGGCTTGGAGGGCGTTTAGATTCAACGAATATTATAACTCCTCAATTATCTGTAATAACCAATATTGGGCTGGATCATACTGCATTTCTGGGAACAGATTTGCCTTCAATCGCAGCAGAGAAGGCCGGTATTATTAAGAATTCTGTTCCGGTTGTAATTGGAGAGAGACACGATCAAACCAAGCCTGTATTTATTGCAAAAGCTGCTGAAATGAATGCTCCTATATTTTTTGCTGATGAATTCGAGCTACCTGACGTTGATTCCGATCTTATAGGTGCTTATCAGAAATATAATAAAAAGACAGTTCTGGCAAGTATTGAGGTGTTACGCAAAGGTGGCTGGAAGATTACTTCTGAAGCTATTATTCATGGTTTAAATAAAGTACAGAGCAATACGGGTTTAAGAGGCAGATGGGAGATTTTGGGCAATGAGCCTAAGATCATTTGTGATACCGCCCACAACGCTGAAGGGCTTAAGCTGGTATTGCAGCAACTTCAGAAAGAAAACTTCACCAGGTTACATATAGTTTTGGGAGTCGTTAACGATAAGGATTTGAACTCAATTTTACCATTATTCCCCAAAGACGCCGACTTTTACTTTGCGAAGCCAGATGTACCTCGTGGAATGCCTGCTGAATTTCTGCAGAAAGAAGGTCTCAAATTTGGTTTGAATGGAAATGTATATTCTTCTATTTCCGAAGCATACGCGACCGCGCGGAAAAGAGCTGATACTAAAGATCTAATTTTTATTGGAGGCAGTAATTTTACAGTTGCTGAAGTTCTATAG
- the gldJ gene encoding gliding motility lipoprotein GldJ: MKLNVAFKAVIAVVCGVSLLSCNKSNNYKNTSRATGWDINSDEGGFQYNTDYEEQDAAPGLVFVEGGTYTMGRVADDPMHDWNNTPTQQHVQSFYMDETEVTNKMYLEYLDWLRKVFPPSEENYKNIYTGALPDTLVWRNRLGYNETMVTNYLRHPAYADYPVVGVSWIQAVEFSKWRTDRVNESNLEKEGFIKEGARYTDVAAGTTFNTDTYIHSPSKAYGGNTDISQGGDESQDRLSETNEAGNPIKKVYPGRESGLIYPEYRLPTEAEWEYAALGLTGIRSYNTYRGRKKYPWDGQYTRNGDVKKMGDQLANFKQGDGDYGGIAGWSDDGADITAEVKSYEPNDFGLYDMAGNVSEWVADVYRPIVDDEFNDFNYYRGNVYTKHAINEDGSVKVVGTDDVVYDTLSNGKLVARNLPGEIAQVAVTEEDTYMRTNFTDSDQRNFRDGDKSSSRYYQAFQQDDEDPNKRMYNSPKYDNFTYADSSSDASLSKRGYDTEKRTTLVSDEVRVYKGGSWRDRAYWLDPAQRRYFPQDMATDYIGFRNAMSRVGSKSLNDNKTARSN; encoded by the coding sequence ATGAAATTGAATGTAGCTTTTAAAGCCGTAATTGCTGTGGTTTGTGGCGTAAGCTTGCTGAGCTGTAATAAATCGAACAATTACAAAAATACCTCAAGAGCAACCGGTTGGGATATCAATTCTGACGAAGGTGGCTTTCAATACAATACAGATTACGAAGAGCAGGATGCTGCACCGGGTCTTGTATTTGTAGAAGGAGGAACTTACACAATGGGACGAGTAGCAGATGATCCTATGCACGACTGGAACAATACTCCAACTCAACAACATGTGCAGTCATTCTACATGGATGAAACCGAGGTGACCAATAAAATGTATCTTGAATATCTTGATTGGTTAAGAAAAGTTTTTCCACCAAGTGAAGAGAATTACAAAAACATTTACACCGGTGCTTTACCGGATACTCTTGTTTGGAGAAACCGTTTAGGATATAATGAGACTATGGTAACCAACTACCTTCGTCACCCGGCATATGCTGACTACCCGGTAGTGGGTGTGAGCTGGATACAGGCTGTCGAATTCAGTAAATGGAGAACAGACCGTGTAAACGAAAGTAACCTTGAAAAAGAAGGTTTTATTAAGGAAGGTGCCAGATATACAGATGTAGCTGCAGGTACAACTTTTAATACCGATACCTATATTCATTCACCTAGCAAGGCTTATGGAGGTAATACCGACATTAGCCAGGGTGGAGACGAATCTCAGGACAGACTTTCTGAAACTAATGAAGCAGGAAATCCTATCAAAAAGGTTTACCCAGGTCGCGAAAGTGGTTTAATATATCCTGAATACAGACTTCCAACTGAAGCAGAATGGGAATATGCTGCTCTAGGACTTACAGGAATCAGAAGCTATAATACTTATCGTGGACGTAAGAAATATCCATGGGATGGACAGTACACCAGAAATGGTGATGTAAAGAAAATGGGAGATCAGCTGGCTAACTTTAAGCAAGGTGATGGTGATTACGGTGGAATTGCCGGATGGAGTGATGATGGAGCAGATATTACTGCTGAAGTGAAATCTTACGAGCCTAATGATTTTGGTCTTTATGATATGGCTGGAAACGTTTCTGAATGGGTAGCTGATGTTTACAGACCTATAGTAGATGATGAATTCAACGATTTTAACTACTACCGTGGTAACGTTTACACCAAACATGCTATCAATGAAGATGGTTCAGTTAAAGTAGTAGGTACAGATGATGTTGTATACGACACTTTAAGTAACGGGAAACTGGTAGCAAGAAATCTTCCAGGTGAAATTGCTCAGGTAGCAGTTACTGAAGAGGATACTTACATGAGAACTAACTTCACAGATAGTGATCAGAGAAACTTCCGTGATGGTGATAAGAGCTCTAGCAGATATTACCAGGCATTTCAGCAAGATGATGAAGATCCTAACAAGAGAATGTACAACTCTCCTAAATATGATAACTTCACTTACGCTGATAGTAGTTCTGATGCTTCCCTATCTAAAAGAGGATATGACACAGAGAAAAGGACAACGCTTGTTAGCGATGAAGTAAGAGTATATAAAGGTGGTAGCTGGAGAGATCGTGCTTACTGGCTGGATCCGGCACAAAGAAGATATTTCCCGCAGGATATGGCAACAGACTATATTGGTTTTAGAAACGCCATGTCCAGAGTTGGCTCAAAGTCTCTTAATGACAATAAAACTGCAAGAAGCAACTAG
- a CDS encoding MotA/TolQ/ExbB proton channel family protein, translating to MLNFLQQDEVVDAAQVAEPVVEEKTLSLFDLMFSGGLGGQIIIIILFVLLFAAVYIYFERLFAIKAASRVDKNFMLQIKDSVQSGNIESAKIRCAQSDSPVARLTEKGISRIGSPLEDINTAIENAGRLEVYKLEKNVSILATVAGAAPMIGFLGTVIGMVLAFHELATSSGQAQMGALAEGIYTAMTTTVAGLIVGIIAYIGYNHLVVKTDKVVHQMEATAVDFLDLLNEPA from the coding sequence ATGCTTAATTTTTTACAGCAGGACGAGGTGGTAGATGCTGCTCAGGTAGCAGAACCAGTCGTAGAGGAGAAAACTCTTTCCTTATTTGATTTGATGTTTAGCGGAGGTCTTGGTGGCCAGATCATCATTATCATTCTATTTGTTTTATTATTTGCGGCAGTCTATATCTATTTTGAAAGATTATTCGCGATCAAAGCGGCGAGTAGAGTGGATAAGAATTTTATGCTCCAGATAAAAGATAGTGTGCAAAGTGGCAATATAGAATCTGCAAAGATTCGTTGCGCTCAAAGTGATTCTCCGGTGGCGAGATTAACCGAAAAAGGAATTTCCAGAATTGGGAGTCCGTTGGAAGATATCAATACCGCTATTGAGAACGCAGGAAGACTGGAAGTTTACAAGCTTGAAAAAAATGTTAGTATTCTGGCAACTGTTGCCGGAGCAGCTCCAATGATCGGTTTCCTTGGAACCGTTATTGGTATGGTGCTTGCTTTCCATGAACTGGCAACAAGTAGTGGGCAGGCTCAAATGGGAGCACTTGCAGAAGGTATTTATACAGCAATGACCACAACGGTAGCTGGTCTTATAGTTGGAATTATAGCCTATATTGGATACAATCATCTCGTTGTGAAAACAGATAAAGTAGTGCACCAGATGGAGGCAACTGCAGTAGATTTTCTTGACCTGTTAAACGAACCGGCTTAA
- a CDS encoding acyl-CoA dehydrogenase, which translates to MDFKLTEEHIMIRDAARDFAKQELLPGVIERDEKQEFPKELIKKMGELGFLGMMASPEYGGGGMDTISYVLAMEELSKIDASASVMVSVNNSLVCWGLDTFGNEEQKKKYLSKLTTGEKLGAFCLSEPEAGSDATSQRTTAIDKGDHYILNGTKNWITNGSSADYYLVIAQTDKEKKHKGINAFIVEKDSEGFEIGPKEQKLGIRGSDTHSLNFNDVKVPKENRIGEDGFGFKFAMKTLSGGRIGIAAQALGIAAGAYELAKDYSKQRKAFGTEICNHQAIAFKLADMHTQIEAARHLVMKAAWDKDQGENYDLSGAMAKLHASKTAMDVTVEAVQVHGGNGYVKEYHVERLMRDAKITQIYEGTSEIQKIVISRSILKD; encoded by the coding sequence ATGGATTTTAAACTTACCGAAGAACATATAATGATACGTGATGCCGCCCGTGATTTTGCAAAGCAGGAGCTTTTGCCGGGTGTTATCGAGAGAGATGAGAAGCAGGAATTTCCGAAGGAGCTTATCAAAAAGATGGGTGAACTTGGTTTCCTTGGAATGATGGCGTCACCAGAATATGGCGGTGGTGGAATGGATACTATTTCATATGTGCTTGCGATGGAGGAACTTTCCAAGATCGATGCATCAGCTTCAGTAATGGTATCAGTGAATAACTCGCTGGTTTGCTGGGGGCTTGATACCTTCGGTAACGAGGAGCAAAAAAAGAAATATCTTTCTAAACTTACTACTGGTGAAAAGTTAGGTGCTTTTTGCCTTTCTGAACCAGAAGCAGGTAGTGATGCGACTTCACAAAGAACAACGGCTATAGATAAAGGTGATCATTACATTCTTAATGGTACCAAAAACTGGATCACCAACGGTAGTTCAGCCGACTATTATCTTGTCATCGCTCAAACAGACAAAGAGAAAAAGCATAAAGGTATCAACGCTTTTATCGTTGAAAAAGATTCTGAAGGTTTTGAAATTGGACCTAAAGAACAGAAGTTGGGAATTAGAGGAAGTGATACACATTCTCTGAATTTCAATGATGTAAAAGTTCCTAAAGAGAATAGAATTGGTGAAGATGGCTTCGGATTCAAATTTGCCATGAAAACACTTTCTGGTGGTAGGATTGGAATAGCGGCACAAGCACTTGGAATTGCAGCAGGAGCTTATGAGCTAGCCAAAGATTACTCGAAACAACGTAAGGCTTTTGGAACAGAAATTTGCAATCACCAGGCGATCGCCTTCAAACTTGCAGACATGCATACTCAAATTGAGGCGGCACGTCATCTGGTTATGAAAGCAGCATGGGACAAGGATCAGGGAGAAAACTATGATCTTTCAGGTGCCATGGCAAAACTTCACGCATCTAAAACTGCGATGGATGTAACTGTGGAAGCAGTTCAGGTTCACGGAGGAAATGGATATGTAAAGGAATATCACGTAGAACGTTTAATGAGAGACGCAAAGATCACTCAGATTTACGAAGGAACTTCCGAAATTCAGAAAATTGTGATCTCAAGAAGTATACTTAAGGACTAA
- a CDS encoding anhydro-N-acetylmuramic acid kinase, protein MKKNEYRLLGIMSGTSLDGVDLVFTELNFSNATNFKIIYSETVPYSEKWQNRLKNSSRLEPAELNELDQDYTKYLSEVILKFIAKYDIDLLDAICSHGHTVKHRPEKGLTFQIGNLPKLSSLTGVPVVCDFRVQDVELGGQGAPLVPIGDRMLFSNYKYCINLGGFANISEEVEGQRVAYDICAVNTVLNQYMRSLGKDFDEDGNLARTGKVNLELLEHLNALKYFQKSPPKSLGIEWVDKYVLPLIDSFSLQIPDILRTFSEHIAIQIAACLKNSSTSEILLTGGGTFNSFLIERLRSHSDGEFIIPKKEIIDFKEALIFALLGALKLRGEINVLSSVTGAKMDHSSGRIYEP, encoded by the coding sequence ATGAAAAAAAACGAGTATAGATTACTTGGAATCATGTCTGGCACCTCTCTAGATGGCGTCGATCTCGTTTTTACCGAATTGAACTTCAGCAACGCTACGAATTTCAAGATCATATATTCTGAAACTGTTCCTTATTCTGAAAAATGGCAAAACAGACTGAAGAATTCTTCCCGTCTCGAGCCAGCTGAATTGAATGAATTAGATCAGGATTACACAAAATATCTTTCTGAAGTTATTCTGAAGTTTATTGCAAAGTACGATATTGATCTTCTGGATGCGATCTGTAGTCATGGACATACCGTAAAACACAGGCCAGAAAAGGGTTTGACGTTCCAGATAGGAAACTTACCTAAACTTTCGAGTCTAACCGGCGTTCCCGTAGTCTGCGATTTTCGAGTTCAGGATGTGGAACTTGGTGGTCAGGGCGCTCCGCTGGTTCCAATAGGAGACCGAATGTTATTTAGTAACTATAAATATTGTATCAATCTTGGAGGTTTTGCCAATATTTCCGAAGAAGTAGAGGGGCAAAGAGTAGCCTATGATATTTGTGCAGTAAACACGGTGCTTAATCAATATATGCGTAGCCTTGGGAAAGATTTTGATGAAGATGGCAACCTGGCTAGAACTGGGAAAGTGAATTTAGAATTGCTGGAGCATCTAAATGCCCTTAAGTATTTTCAAAAATCTCCTCCAAAGTCACTTGGAATAGAATGGGTAGATAAATATGTGTTGCCTTTGATCGATTCGTTCTCCTTGCAAATCCCTGATATCCTTCGAACGTTTAGTGAGCATATTGCAATACAGATCGCTGCTTGTTTGAAAAATTCTTCAACTTCAGAAATACTTCTAACTGGTGGCGGTACCTTTAATAGTTTTCTAATTGAACGATTAAGATCACATTCTGATGGTGAATTTATAATTCCGAAAAAAGAAATCATAGATTTTAAAGAGGCTTTAATATTTGCACTTCTGGGTGCGCTCAAATTAAGAGGAGAAATTAATGTCCTTTCATCAGTCACCGGGGCGAAAATGGATCATTCTTCAGGACGTATATACGAACCCTGA
- a CDS encoding energy transducer TonB — MSMLETKHEKKSFTITVVLHVLLILLLIFFGMTYLDPPPENGIAINFGTSEVGSGDKQPTEPVKSAPKQAAAQPVQSEPVIEKEVVTQDIEEAPVIEKKKKQPTPVKTKQPEPPKEDPKPVKKPEPKPDKSTNDALSSILNGPERSGTATGGEGNDNQAGDKGSPDGDPNASSYYGQGSGLDGDGNYRLGGRKALNKEKFVQDCNESGIVVVKIVVDQTGRVVSAQPGMKGTTNSAACLTGPAQRAALATRFNSDSNAPSKQVGTIIYNFKLTE; from the coding sequence ATGTCGATGCTGGAAACTAAACATGAGAAGAAGTCTTTTACCATCACTGTAGTATTACATGTGCTGCTTATTCTTCTGTTGATTTTCTTCGGAATGACTTATTTGGATCCACCGCCTGAAAATGGGATCGCGATAAATTTTGGTACTTCGGAAGTGGGTTCTGGCGACAAGCAACCTACTGAACCGGTAAAGTCTGCTCCTAAACAAGCAGCAGCTCAACCGGTGCAGTCTGAACCTGTGATCGAAAAGGAAGTTGTAACCCAGGATATTGAAGAAGCTCCTGTAATCGAGAAAAAGAAAAAACAACCTACGCCTGTAAAAACAAAGCAACCGGAACCTCCGAAGGAAGATCCAAAGCCGGTAAAGAAACCGGAGCCAAAGCCAGATAAATCTACTAATGATGCCTTAAGTAGTATCTTAAACGGACCTGAAAGATCTGGAACTGCTACCGGTGGTGAAGGAAACGACAACCAGGCTGGGGATAAAGGTAGTCCAGATGGGGATCCAAACGCCAGTTCCTATTATGGACAGGGATCAGGATTGGATGGTGATGGAAATTACAGGCTTGGAGGAAGAAAAGCATTGAACAAAGAGAAATTTGTTCAGGATTGTAATGAGTCTGGAATCGTGGTAGTGAAGATCGTGGTAGATCAAACCGGTCGCGTAGTAAGCGCTCAGCCCGGAATGAAAGGTACTACCAATAGTGCAGCCTGTTTAACAGGTCCAGCCCAAAGAGCAGCTCTGGCAACCAGATTCAACAGTGATTCCAATGCACCTTCCAAACAGGTTGGAACCATAATTTATAACTTTAAACTTACCGAATAA
- a CDS encoding biopolymer transporter ExbD: MNLRGRNKVSPEFSMSSMTDVVFLLLIFFMLTSPVITPEALDLILPKAKGKTTSQQTLSVSITNDLQFYINSERISSSALESTLKTKLAGEENPTIILRAEEGVPIEKAVNVMDIANRNSYKIVLAVKPE, encoded by the coding sequence ATGAATTTAAGAGGTAGAAATAAAGTGAGTCCGGAATTTAGTATGAGTTCGATGACCGATGTGGTTTTTCTACTACTCATATTTTTTATGCTGACTTCACCTGTGATCACTCCGGAAGCGCTGGATCTTATTTTGCCGAAAGCAAAGGGTAAGACCACCAGTCAGCAAACACTTTCCGTGAGCATCACGAATGATCTGCAGTTCTATATTAATAGCGAACGTATAAGTAGTAGCGCGCTTGAATCTACACTGAAGACGAAACTTGCCGGTGAAGAGAACCCAACGATTATTTTGCGGGCTGAAGAAGGAGTGCCAATAGAGAAAGCTGTGAACGTAATGGATATTGCCAATCGTAATAGCTATAAGATCGTATTAGCAGTAAAACCTGAATAG